Proteins encoded within one genomic window of Macaca thibetana thibetana isolate TM-01 chromosome 3, ASM2454274v1, whole genome shotgun sequence:
- the VGF gene encoding neurosecretory protein VGF yields MKALRLSASALFCLLLIKGLGAAPPGRPEAQPPPLSSEHKEPVAGDAVPGPKDGSAPEVRAARNSEPQDEGELFQGVDPRALAAVLLQALDRPASPPAPSGSQQGPAEEAAEALLTETVRSQTHSLPAPESPEPAAPPRPQTPENGPEASDPSEELEALASLLQELRDFSPSSAKRQQETAAAETETRTHTLTRVNLESPGPERVWRASWGEFQARVPERAPLPPPAPSQFQARMPESGPLPETHKFGEGVSSPKTHLGEALAPLSKAYQGLAAPFPKARRPESALLGGSEAGERLLQQGLAQVEAGRRQAEATRQAAAQEERLADLASDLLLQYLLQGGARQRGLGGRGLQEAADERESAREEEEAEQERRGGEERVGEEDEEAAEAEAEAEEAERARQNALLFAEEEDGEAGAEDKRSQEETPGHRRKEAEGAEEGGEEDDDEEMDPQTIDSLIELSTKLHLPADDVVSIIEEVEEKRKRKKNAPPEPVPPPRAAPAPTRVRSPQPPPPAPAPARDELPDWNEVLPPWDREEDEVYPPGPYHPFPNYIRPRTLQPPSALRRRHYHHALPPSRHYPGREAQARRAQEEAEAEERRLQEQEELENYIEHVLLRRP; encoded by the coding sequence ATGAAAGCCCTCAGATTGTCGGCTTCGGCCCTCTTCTGCCTTCTGCTGATCAAGGGGTTAGGGGCAGCACCCCCGGGTCGCCCTGAGGCGCAGCCTCCTCCCCTCAGCTCTGAGCATAAAGAGCCGGTAGCCGGGGACGCAGTGCCCGGGCCAAAGGATGGCAGCGCCCCAGAGGTCCGAGCCGCTCGGAATTCCGAGCCGCAGGACGAGGGAGAGCTTTTCCAGGGCGTGGATCCCCGGGCGCTGGCCGCGGTGCTGCTGCAGGCACTCGACCGCCCCGCCTCGCCCCCCGCACCAAGCGGCTCCCAGCAGGGACCGGCGGAAGAAGCCGCTGAAGCTCTGCTGACCGAGACCGTGCGCAGCCAGACCCACAGCCTCCCGGCGCCGGAGAGCCCGGAGCCCGCGGCTCCGCCTCGCCCTCAGACTCCGGAGAATGGGCCCGAGGCGAGCGATCCCTCCGAGGAGCTCGAGGCGCTAGCGTCCCTGCTCCAGGAACTGCGAGATTTCAGTCCAAGTAGCGCCAAGCGCCAGCAGGAGACGGCGGCAGCAGAGACGGAAACCCGCACGCACACGCTGACCCGAGTGAATCTGGAGAGCCCGGGGCCAGAGCGCGTGTGGCGCGCTTCCTGGGGAGAGTTCCAGGCGCGTGTCCCGGAGCGCGCGCCCCTGCCGCCCCCGGCCCCCTCGCAATTCCAGGCGCGTATGCCCGAGAGCGGGCCCCTTCCCGAAACCCACAAGTTTGGGGAAGGAGTGTCCTCCCCCAAAACACACCTAGGCGAGGCACTGGCACCCTTGTCCAAGGCGTACCAAGGCCTGGCCGCCCCGTTCCCCAAGGCGCGCCGGCCGGAGAGCGCACTCCTTGGCGGCTCCGAGGCGGGCGAGCGCCTTCTCCAGCAAGGGCTGGCGCAGGTGGAGGCCGGGCGGCGGCAGGCGGAGGCCACGCGGCAGGCCGCGGCGCAGGAAGAGCGGCTGGCCGACCTCGCCTCGGACCTGCTGCTCCAGTATTTGCTGCAGGGCGGGGCCCGGCAGCGCGGCCTCGGGGGTCGGGGGCTGCAGGAGGCGGCAGACGAGCGAGAGAGcgcaagggaggaggaggaggcggagcaGGAGAGACGCGGCGGGGAGgagagggtgggggaagaggatgaggaggcggcggaggcggaggcagaggcgGAGGAGGCGGAGAGGGCGCGGCAGAACGCGCTCCTGTTCGCGGAGGAGGAGGACGGGGAAGCCGGCGCCGAGGACAAGCGCTCCCAGGAGGAGACGCCGGGCCACCGGCGGAAGGAGGCCGAGGGGGCAGAGGAGGGCGGGGAGGAGGACGACGACGAGGAGATGGACCCGCAGACGATCGACAGCCTCATTGAGCTGTCCACCAAACTCCACCTGCCAGCGGACGACGTGGTCAGCATCATcgaggaggtggaggagaagcGGAAGCGGAAGAAGAACGCCCCTCCTGAGCCCGTGCCGCCCCCCCGtgccgcccccgcccccacccgcgTCCGCTCCCCGCagcccccgcccccggcccccgcccccgcTAGAGACGAGCTACCGGACTGGAACGAGGTGCTCCCGCCCTGGGATCGGGAGGAGGACGAGGTGTACCCGCCAGGGCCGTACCACCCTTTCCCCAACTACATCCGGCCGCGGACACTGCAGCCGCCCTCGGCCTTGCGCCGCCGCCACTACCACCACGCCTTGCCGCCTTCGCGCCACTATCCCGGCCGGGAGGCCCAGGCGCGGCGCGCAcaggaggaggcggaggctgaGGAGCGCCGGCTGCAGGAGCAGGAAGAGCTGGAGAATTACATCGAGCACGTGCTGCTCCGGCGCCCGTGA